Proteins from a single region of Dictyostelium discoideum AX4 chromosome 5 chromosome, whole genome shotgun sequence:
- the gefD gene encoding Ras guanine nucleotide exchange factor, giving the protein MGNSKQIKRSLTGSILLKKQISQIFFKKLESIFGIALAEDTSDRLMDYLNKSIDYLLDHSVIEGLFSIEIEESKLKSTIESIESTLITDFSLTTDPCYVASTFILYFSKLPNLLLSKISSQLIHSVEISHEEYRINVIRSLLYSLPLQNRNILKMVLHFLKKFSLACNNNNNNNSENNNTIVEDIEVQSAYNRFTKAFMSTTPGNFEISCKAIRLMVMDIDEFDKLPQDIQYMVKDGESIVKAATFDRLVEKLFDLSYGFKDPDYNYTVFHTYDYYTTSVELLGKIVHYYRIACTLTTKLQMEVSITILSVAMFWMKIHHNHLMTDLQFLQKLKIFLDSVPQVPPTQVTYFTYFQTFFKPVIEPLKPLYERGNSFLGPNLTQSSGTSKKKNQLIEKMMINNNINNNNNINNNVNSNSNNNFNNNIDIDIYNIGSNIIAQQITIIDNEMLMAIPPSQFLHKSFSKESKSPQFHDMVSKFNEWARWTSSEILSKEKLVERVVTLSFFIDLAKSCVELGNYNAANAIVGGLNHSSISRLKLTWERLSTKVTQDYDRLLSLFDLSMNYKNYRDEIKSTKAKIIPYLGLFPKDLIAIEEGNDNFTNNNLINTEKFRLLYQTIKKIQSYQQPLFTFKTSEPIKQYLKNISNGLSEEKDFHSISHKLEPRQQQTQ; this is encoded by the coding sequence atggGTAATagtaaacaaattaaaagatcACTAACtggttcaattttattaaaaaaacaaatttcacaaatattttttaaaaaattagaatcaATATTTGGTATTGCATTAGCAGAGGATACATCAGATAGATTAatggattatttaaataaatcaattgattatttattggaTCATTCAGTTATTGAAGGATTGTTTAgtattgaaattgaagaatcaaaattaaaatcaactatagaatcaattgaaagtACATTGATTACAGATTTCTCATTAACAACTGATCCATGTTATGTTGCATCAacttttattctttatttttcaaaattaccaaatttattattatcaaagatTTCAagtcaattaattcattctGTAGAGATTTCACATGAAGAATATCGTATCAATGTTATTAGatcattattatattcattaCCACTTCAAAAtagaaatattttaaaaatggtattacattttttaaagaaatttagTTTAgcatgtaataataataataataataatagtgaaaaCAATAATACAATAGTTGAAGATATTGAAGTACAATCAGCATATAATAGATTTACAAAAGCATTTATGTCAACAACACCAggtaattttgaaatatcatGTAAAGCTATTAGATTAATGGTGATGGatattgatgaatttgataaactTCCACAGGATATTCAATATATGGTAAAGGATGGTGAATCAATTGTAAAGGCAGCAACATTTGATAGATTGGTTgagaaattatttgatttatcttATGGATTTAAAGATCCAGATTATAATTATACAGTTTTTCATACATATGATTATTATACGACGAGTGTTGAATTGTTGGGTAAAATCGTTCACTATTATCGTATAGCATGTACATTAACAACTAAATTACAAATGGAGGTTTCAATTACGATTTTATCAGTTGCAATGTTTTGGATGAAAATTCATCATAATCATTTAATGACTGATCTTCAATTCCTTCAAAAGTTAAAGATATTCCTTGACTCTGTACCACAGGTACCACCAACTCAAGTAACTTATTTCACCTATTTTCAAACTTTCTTTAAACCTGTAATCGAACCATTAAAACCATTATATGAACGTGGTAACAGTTTCTTGGGTCCAAATTTAACTCAATCATCTGGTACaagtaaaaagaaaaatcaattaattgaaaaaatgatgataaataataatattaataataataataatattaataataatgtaaatagtaatagtaataataattttaataataatattgatatagatatttataatattggtTCAAATATAATAGCACAACAAATTAcgataattgataatgaaatgTTAATGGCAATACCGCCATCACAATTTTTacataaatcattttcaaaagagAGTAAATCACCACAATTTCATGATATGGTTAGTAAATTTAACGAATGGGCACGTTGGACATCTTCAGAGATTTTGTCAAAAGAGAAATTGGTTGAAAGAGTTGTCACTTTATCATTCTTTATCGATTTAGCAAAGAGTTGTGTAGAGTTGGGTAACTATAATGCTGCCAATGCAATCGTTGGTGGTTTGAATCATTCTTCAATCTCTCGTTTGAAATTGACTTGGGAAAGATTATCAACAAAGGTCACCCAAGATTATGATCGTCTATTGTCATTATTCGATCTTTCAATGAATTATAAGAATTATCGTGACGAAATTAAATCTACCAAAGCAAAGATTATACCTTATCTTGGTTTATTCCCAAAGGATTTAATTGCAATTGAAGAgggtaatgataattttacaaataataatctaaTTAATACTGAGAAATTCCGTTTACTTTATCAAACTATTAAAAAGATTCAATCTTATCAACAACCACTTTTCACTTTTAAAACTTCTGAACCAATTAAacaatatcttaaaaatatttcaaatggtttatcagaagaaaaagatttcCATTCAATTAGTCATAAACTTGAACCaagacaacaacaaactcaataa
- the drkA gene encoding DRK subfamily protein kinase, whose amino-acid sequence MKKLPFLIIIIYIFLILISISSSIDYNYNNDIDNNNNNIINRNKNKNKNNLYNNKVIIKNDDNDDEINNKFKIRLDDNEDQDIYNEYHFLSKVHNRLAFNIFGSSSENSGSGSNSNSNSKNTDSSTGPTPSPISINGTLNSTATVYWSGGKSSCKSVNCTEEGFSTGDSYACSYEITPTYQRGQWEKGVKYFKDPLPKSILTSQVVGVSFVINGVVGCTPLKQELTTIEFLIQDVQVGQTISTNRSDDCSCGICYKDYEILPQSYDLLGYNKSGLNKVQLLLLDNSICATSLDIIFYYHPSTIPPTPTPTPSKPTISLLKKYLIIGFSIVGGLLIIGGCFLLIRNRYRSSGYYKPDKNDYTQIKDGKDIDIHQIKIGVRIGKGNYGEVYLGTWRGSQVAVKKLPAHNINENILKEFHREINLMKNLRHPNVIQFLGSCLIPPDICICTEYMPRGSLYSILHDQALQLQWSLLIKMMIDAAKGVIYLHNSTPVILHRDLKSHNLLVDENWKVKVADFGLSTIEQQGATMTACGTPCWTSPEVLRSQRYTEKADVYSFGIILWECATRQDPYFGIPPFQVIFAVGREGMRPPVPQNGPPKYIQLLIDCLNENPSHRPTMEQCLERLESIDSSGYSDLQYVRQQL is encoded by the exons atgaaaaaattaccgtttttgataataattatatatatatttttaatattaatttcaatttcatcatcaatagattataactataataatgatattgataataataataataatataataaatcgaaataaaaataaaaataaaaataatttgtataataataaagtaataataaagaatgatgataatgatgatgaaataaataataaatttaaaattaggttagatgataatgaagatcAAGATATATATAAtgaatatcattttttaagtAAAGTGCATAATAGATTAgcatttaatatttttggaAGTAGTAGTGAaaatagtggtagtggtagtaatagtaatagtaatagtaagaATACAGATTCATCAACTGGTCCAACACCATCACCAATATCAATTAATGGCACATTAAATTCAACAGCTACTGTTTATTGGTCAGGTGGTAAATCAAGTTGTAAATCAGTGAATTGTACAGAAGAAGGTTTTTCAACGGGTGATAGTTATGCGTGTAGTTATGAAATTACGCCAACATATCAAAGAGGTCAGTGGGAGAAGGgtgtaaaatattttaaagatcctttaccaaaatcaattttaacaaGTCAAGTGGTTGGTGTATCATTTGTAATCAATGGTGTGGTTGGGTGTACGCCATTGAAACAAGAGTTGACAACTATCGAATTCTTAATTCAAGATGTTCAAGTTGGTCAAACCATTTCAACCAATAGAAGTGACGATTGTTCGTGTGGTATCTGTTATAAAGATTATGAAATTTTACCACAATCTTATGATTTATTAGGGTATAATAAAAGTGGGTTAAATAAAGTtcaattgttattattggataattcaatttgtgCCACGAGTTTAGATATCATTTTCTATTATCATCCCTCAACaataccaccaacaccaactccAACACCATCTAAACCAACAATATCACTACTTAAAAAGTATTTAATTATAGGTTTTTCAATAGTTGgtggtttattaattattggtgGTTGTTTTCTATTAATTAGAAATCGTTATAGATCAAGTGGTTATTATAAACctgataaaaatgattacACTCAAATTAAAGATGGTAAAGATATTGATATtcatcaaattaaaattggtgttAGAATTGGTAAAGGTAATTATGGTGAAGTTTATCTTGGTACTTGGAGAGGTTCTCAAGTTGCTGTTAAAAAATTACCTGCTCataatataaatgaaaatattttaaaagaatttcatagagaaattaatttaatgaa GAATTTAAGACATCCAAAtgttattcaatttttaggATCATGTTTAATACCACCAGATATTTGCATTTGTACAGAATATATGCCAAGAGGTTcattatattcaattttacATGATCAAGCATTACAATTACAATGGTCATTACTTATTAAAATGATGATTGATGCCGCAAAGggtgttatttatttacataaTTCAACACCAGTTATTTTACATAGAGATTTAAAATCTCATAATTTATTAGTAGATGAAAATTGGAAAGTTAAAGTTGCAGATTTCGGTTTAAGCACAATTGAACAACAAGGTGCAACAATGACTGCTTGTGGTACTCCATGTTGGACTTCACCAGA AGTATTAAGAAGTCAAAGATATACAGAAAAAGCAGATGTTTATAGTTTTGGAATTATTTTATGGGAATGTGCAACTAGACAAGATCCATATTTTGGTATACCACCATTTCAAGTTATTTTTGCTGTTGGTCGTGAAGGTATGAGACCACCAGTTCCACAAAATGGTCCACCAAAATATATTcaacttttaattgattgtttaaatgaaaatccaTCACATAGACCAACGATGGAACAATGTTTAGAGAGAttagaatcaattgattcaagTGGTTATTCAGATTTACAATATGTTCGTCaacaactttaa
- the nola2 gene encoding H/ACA RNP complex subunit 2, with amino-acid sequence MSSSESESEAPKKLFLSPIAKPLADPKLTLKLLKLVKKASKDKKISRGVKEVVKQVKKTKDSSRNKNRICIIAGDVSPIDVISHIPVLLEESGIKYIYVPSKESLGTASSTKRPTSIALVDLDNDSEHKKLLSQCLEKIPAVSI; translated from the coding sequence ATGTCATCATCAGAAAGTGAAAGTGAAGCcccaaaaaaattatttttatcaccaATTGCAAAACCACTTGCTGATCCAAAACTTACACtcaaattattaaagttGGTTAAAAAAGCATCAAAAGATAAGAAAATCAGCAGAGGTGTAAAAGAAGTTGTTAAACAAGttaaaaaaaccaaagaTTCAAgcagaaataaaaatagaatttgtATTATTGCTGGCGATGTCAGCCCAATCGATGTCATTTCTCACATCCCAGTCTTATTAGAAGAATCtggtattaaatatatttatgttCCATCAAAAGAATCTTTAGGTACTGCTTCATCAACTAAAAGACCAACAAGTATTGCTTTAGTCGATTTAGATAATGATTCTGAACAcaagaaattattatctCAATGTCTTGAAAAAATCCCAGCTGTaagtatttaa
- a CDS encoding WD40-like domain-containing protein gives MESQDIDYLKFNDFKSDIEDFEIGQDISGYDNSKIDFDSNVITISNEYGILLIVSPELNDLLVTPIEGLLNYIQSNDQDTNDQTTILSCPTIIKVGKVFEIPSSTKTSFKINLLFSPNGDYFSISYHKTLKVYSTKDSISKKWVNIKPIVEINGKFDSNIASTKWNHSNDTIAVVTANSSLFFVSIGNGSLNKIEEPAVDVCWDVKKSKQIYVALEDSSIILIDSSKPGHEIFRIENPITNYEDEDEEEEELNYYVSSINLVADEFLLVQYYIVRMDEYEDSPAFLFDLKDDESKSQEFQLSIMPEGNFQSAIHLASSFIKDWNLLIVCSNKGMGPDLLQLDTKTREWKTLKLEDEFGITLPNPVVLGMQLITCYPTQPKNLNGIQKYTTNGTFPPVPILLIVDDSAHFKFSNLFNINSKNLSIIQSPKSIQQQQQQQQQEQQQQQQTPSLFQSQTPSLFQQQKPQQPSSSLFQTTQTPAPSLFQQPQQTPTTSIFQQPKAPTTSIFQQQQQAPTTSIFQQQQQSPTTSILQQQQAPTTSIFQQQQQQQQSTQQQQKPKTIPTISPIKSMSTTFTNSVSTAPSQKQQQPSQQPSQQQQSQQQPFKRQNSAPTPISTPISTPIKNELSGNSNVYPNSTLKKYMQKIENTSNVYNGQSPISQQIRKNLKSIENYYQAIRRNSIEGNKIHQTIKNGFLANHQNTKTEIEEFQQSINSLTTEFKKNDKQSSLLKSQVLKNLSLSLDLESHTQQYSSTNYKQILANRNLDPSTLEQKDKLLSNYRNLSLDIQNFEQTHFKFLENNQNNQNNQNNIEKVHINSMSLIYQSLSNISQTETNLRCEIEKIEKKLNKLKLNKDKMDRLKDSIDINQYTELQLSRLSLENNVNILNDNGSGKDIKSTTKPTIENYRHEVNVSKSNGYKNLISVLKRKSSQVIKPQYPDFTSFFKSEQIDDPQFDDDIINNEYNNNNNNNSEIIEPPPALRGISLSKDNAFANSSYKFTSNITPIKTSGTISSPSSTTSSFTPTSHISFASTAQNFINNNQSYDDYQDGNEEYDEDDDDDDEQYDEDDEEYIEEPINPIPSLNKQQPQQQQQFGNNNNFGNLFNSQQPTNSNSLFTKNLDLEKEAKERQEKIERETRELQDKLEREEREAKEKQARELKDKLEREAKEKQARELKEKQEREAKEKAEKEANEKQEREAKEKAEKEAREKIEKEAKEKLEREAKEKLEREAKEKAEKEAKEKLEKEAKEKLEKEAKEKAEKDSANANNALGALNFGGNTTSTASGSSPFGSGGLFGTTTTPTTTAATPTPPSVFGGNSASTTTGGGSIFSQASTNSPPSPFGGSVFGAKPAPQTSSVFGSAPSTASAFGGSTTTSSFGATTATPTPFGGGGSVFGAKPAPQTSSVFGSTSSPSTTTSAFGSTSTTPSVFGNTSAFGGGGSTTTPTTSAFGSSSTTPAFGGTPAFGSAPTTSAFGSAPTTTTSAFGSSSTPAFGGTSAFGSAPTTSAFGSTPATGAFGSAPTTSAFGSTPATSAFGSTPTTGAFGSTPTTGAFGSTPTTSAFGSTPTTGAFGSTPTTSAFGSTSAFGSTPTTSAFGGAPTTNAFGSSSTPAFGSTPTTSAFGSSSTPAFGGTSAFGGAPTTSAFGSSSTPAFGGTSAFGSTPTTSAFGGGSVFGSTSSQPTSSVFGSQFGSNSAPSFASLGGGSFGK, from the exons aTGGAAAGTCAAGAtatagattatttaaaatttaatgattttaaatcagATATAGaggattttgaaattggtcAAGATATATCAGGTTATGATAATTCAAAGATTGATTTTGATTCCAATGttattacaatttcaaatgaatatggtatattattaattgtatcaCCTGAGTTGAATGATTTATTAGTTACACCAATCGAgggtttattaaattacatTCAAAGCAATGACCAAGATACAAATGATCAAACAACCATTTTATCATGTCCAACCATTATTAAAGTAGGAAAAGTATTTGAAATACCATCAAGTACCAAAAcatcttttaaaatcaatttattattctcACCAAATGGTGATtacttttcaatttcttatcataaaactttaaaagtttattcaacaaaagattcaatttcaaag AAATGGGTCAATATTAAACCAATCGttgaaattaatggtaaatttGATAGTAATATTGCATCAACAAAGTGGAATCATTCAAATGATACTATTGCTGTTGTAACTgcaaattcatcattattcTTTGTTTCTATTGGAAATggttctttaaataaaattgaagaacCTGCTGTTGAtg tttgTTGGGatgttaaaaaaagtaaacaaATTTATGTTGCATTAGAAGATTCtagtattattttaattgattcaagtAAACCAGGTCATGAAATCTTTAGAATTGAAAATCCAATTACTAattatgaagatgaagatgaagaagaggaagaattAAATTACTATG ttTCATCAATAAATTTAGTTGCAGatgaatttttattagttCAATATTATATTGTTAGAATGGATGAATATGAAGATTCACCagcatttttatttgatcttAAAGATGATGAATCTAAGTCCCAAGAATTTCAATTATCTATTATGCCAGAGGGTAATTTTCAATCGGCTATTCATTTAGCTAGTAGTTTTATTAAGGATTGgaatttattaatagtatGTTCAAATAAAGGTATGGGCCCAGATTTACTTCAACTCGATACAAAAACTAGAGAATGGAAAACATTGAAATTAGAAGACGAATTTGGTATAACTTTACCAAATCCTGTTGTATTGGGTATGCAATTAATTACATGTTATCCAACTCaaccaaaaaatttaaatggtatTCAAAAATATACTACCAATGGTACTTTCCCACCTGttccaattttattaattgttgatgattctgctcatttcaaattttcaaaccttttcaatattaattcaaaaaatttatcaataattcaatcaccaaaatcaattcaacaacaacaacaacaacaacaacaagagcaacaacaacaacaacaaacaccaTCTCTTTTCCAATCACAAACCCCATCCCTTttccaacaacaaaaaccacaacaaccatcCTCATCTTTATTCCAAACAACACAAACACCAGCTCCATCCTTATtccaacaaccacaacaaacaCCAACAACTTCAATCTTTCAACAACCGAAAGCACCAACAACTTCAAtctttcaacaacaacaacaagcaccaacaacttcaatcttccaacaacaacagcaatcaccaacaacttcaatcctccaacaacaacaagcaccaacaacttcaatcttccaacaacaacaacaacaacaacaatcaacacaacaacaacaaaaaccaaaaacCATCCCAACTATCAGcccaattaaatcaatgtcAACTACATTTACTAATAGTGTATCAACTGCACCAtcacaaaaacaacaacaaccatctCAACAACcatctcaacaacaacaatctcaacaacaaccatttAAAAGACAAAATTCAGCACCAACACCAATTTCAACACCAATTTCTACACCAATAAAGAATGAATTAAGTGGTAATTCAAATGTATATCCAAATTCAACATTAAAGAAATATATGCAAAAGATTGAAAATACAAGTAATGTTTATAATGGTCAATCACCAATATCTCAACAAATTAGaaagaatttgaaatcaattgaaaattattatcaagcAATTAGAAGGAATTCAATTGAAGGTAATAAAATCCACCAAACTATAAAGAATGGTTTTTTAGCCAATCATCAAAATACTAAAACCGAAATTGAAGAATTTCAACAATCAATAAACTCTTTGACCACTGAATTCAAAAAGAATGATAAGCAATCATCACTTTTGAAATCACAAGTCTTAAAGAACctttcattatcattggaTTTAGAATCACATACTCAACAATATTCCTCAACAAAttataaacaaattttagCAAATAGAAATTTAGATCCTTCAACTTTAGAACAAAAAGATAAACTTTTATCAAACTATCGTAATTTATCTTTGGATATTCAAAATTTTGAACAAActcattttaaatttttagaaaataatcaaaataatcaaaataatcaaaacaatattgaaaaagttCATATTAATAGTATGtcattaatttatcaatcactttcaaatatttcacAAACTGAAACAAATTTAAGATgtgaaattgaaaagattgaaaagaaattaaataaattgaaattgaataaagataaaatggATAGATTaaaagattcaattgatattaatcAATATACTGAATTACAATTATCAAGATTATCATTAGAgaataatgtaaatattttaaatgataatggtagtggtaaagatattaaatcaacaacaaaaccaacTATTGAAAATTATCGTCATGAAGTTAatgtttcaaaatcaaatggttataagaatttaatttcagTATTAAAGAGAAAATCTAGTCAAGTTATTAAACCACAATATCCAGATTTTACAAGTTTCTTTAAGAGTGAACAAATTGATGATCCacaatttgatgatgatatcattaataatgaatataacaacaacaataataataatagtgaaatCATTGAACCACCACCAGCATTGAGGGGTATAAGTTTATCAAAAGATAATGCATTTGCAAATTCAAGTTATAAATTCACTTCAAATATAACTCCAATTAAAACTAGTGGTACAATTTCTTCACCTTCTTCAACAACTTCTTCTTTTACTCCAACTTCTCATATCTCTTTTGCTTCAACTGCtcaaaatttcattaataataatcaatccTATGATGATTATCAAGATGGTAATGAAGaatatgatgaagatgatgatgatgatgacgaacaatatgatgaggatgatgaaGAATATATTGAAGAACCAATAAATCCTATCCcttcattaaataaacaacaaccacaacaacaacaacaatttggtaacaataataactttggtaatttatttaattcacaacaaccaacaaattcaaatagtttatttacaAAGAATTTAGATTTAGAAAAGGAAGCAAAAGAAAGACAAGAAAAAATTGAAAGAGAAACAAGAGAATTACAAGATAAACTAGAAAGAGAAGAAAGAGAAGCAAAGGAAAAACAAGCAagagaattaaaagataaactAGAAAGAGAAGCAAAGGAAAAACAAGCAAGAGagttaaaagaaaaacaagaaagAGAGGCTAAAGAAAAAGCTGAAAAAGAAGCaaatgaaaaacaagaaaGAGAGGCTAAAGAAAAGGCTGAAAAAGAAGCAAgagaaaaaattgaaaaggaGGCAAAAGAAAAACTAGAAAGAGAAGCAAAAGAAAAACTTGAAAGAGAAGCAAAAGAAAAAGCTGAAAAAGAAGCTAAAGAAAAACTAGAAAAAGAagcaaaagaaaaattagaaaaggAGGCAAAAGAAAAAGCTGAAAAAGATAGCGCCAATGCTAATAATGCATTGGGTGCATTGAATTTTGGTGGCAACACCACATCTACTGCAAGTGGTTCTTCTCCATTTGGTTCTGGTGGTTTATTTGGTACAACTACAACACCTACAACAACTGCAGCCACTCCTACTCCTCCATCAGTATTTGGTGGTAATAGTGCCTCTACTACCACCGGAGGGGGTAGTATCTTTTCTCAAGCATCAACAAATTCTCCACCATCTCCATTTGGTGGGAGTGTATTTGGTGCAAAGCCAGCCCCACAAACTTCATCTGTATTTGGTTCCGCTCCATCTACTGCTAGTGCCTTTGGTGGTTCTACCACAACATCTTCATTTGgtgcaacaacagcaacaccaacaccatttGGTGGAGGTGGTAGTGTATTTGGTGCAAAACCAGCTCCACAAACTTCATCTGTATTTGGTTCCACTTCGTCTCCATCTACCACAACAAGCGCCTTTGGAAGTacttcaacaacaccatCCGTATTTGGTAACACATCTGCATTTGGTGGAGGtggatcaacaacaacaccaacaactaGTGCATTTGGAAGCTCCTCAACAACTCCTGCATTTGGTGGTACACCTGCATTTGGAAGTGCTCCAACTACAAGTGCATTTGGCAGTGCTCCAACCACAACGACCAGCGCATTTGGAAGCTCCTCAACCCCTGCATTTGGTGGTACATCTGCATTCGGCAGTGCTCCAACTACAAGTGCATTTGGTAGCACTCCAGCCACAGGTGCATTTGGTAGCGCTCCAACTACAAGTGCATTTGGTAGCACTCCAGCCACAAGTGCATTTGGCAGCACTCCAACTACAGGTGCATTTGGCAGCACTCCAACTACAGGTGCATTTGGCAGTACTCCTACTACCAGTGCATTTGGTAGCACTCCAACTACAGGTGCATTTGGTAGCACTCCAACTACAAGTGCATTTGGTAGTACATCTGCATTTGGCAGCACTCCAACTACCAGTGCATTTGGCGGCGCTCCAACTACCAATGCATTTGGTAGTTCCTCAACTCCTGCATTTGGTAGCACTCCAACTACCAGTGCATTTGGTAGTTCCTCAACTCCTGCGTTTGGTGGTACTTCTGCATTTGGTGGTGCCCCTACTACCAGTGCATTTGGTAGTTCCTCAACTCCTGCATTTGGTGGTACTTCTGCATTTGGTAGCACTCCAACTACCAGTGcatttggtggtggtagtgtaTTTGGTTCAACTAGTTCTCAACCAACCTCATCAGTATTTGGTTCACAATTTGGTTCAAATAGTGCACCTTCATTTGCATCACTTGGTGGAGGTAGTTttggtaaataa
- a CDS encoding DUF125 family protein, with product MSSKAYNRLNINESIENNENENENEIYRENEDLNNNNNNNDENKNESDNDNDNDNNNDNNDDDDNNNINNGIINNNNKNNNNNENNNENNEIERSQIILQPIIRKPKIEKKQSFLSKYLKSIIYGGMDGLVSIFVSIAVSFSSSDAKISVLLIIVLSKLVAGAISMGMGDYLGTQADIDFARGERKREAWEVEYYLEGEKSEMVEIYTKKGIPEEVAREVVDILSLNPKGFVDVMMVEELGIMPDVESQTPWKNGLVNFTSFVFFGILPLLPYLAFLAIATVAKIPSDQHLYLFLIVIGITALTLFLIGIFKAKSTDTKWYKSGATTVIFGVIGAAAGLGTVELIKVIFPNVDISQ from the exons ATGTCAAGCAAAGCATATAATagattaaatattaatgaaagtattgaaaataatgaaaatgaaaatgaaaatgaaatttatcgtgaaaatgaagatttaaataataataataataataatgatgaaaataaaaatgaaagtgataatgataatgataatgataataataatgataataatgatgatgatgataataataatataaataatggaataataaacaataataataaaaataataataataatgaaaataataatgaaaataatgaaattgaaagaaGTCAAATTATATTACAACCAATTATTAGGAAACCAAAGATTGAAAAGaaacaatcatttttatcaaaatatttaaagagTATTATATATGGTGGTATGGATGGGTTAGTTAGTATTTTCGTATCGATAGCAGTTAGTTTTTCAAGTTCCGATGCAAAGATAtcagtattattaattattgtattAAGTAAATTAGTTGCTGGTGCAATTTCAATGGGTATGGGTGACTATTTGGGTACTCAAGCAGATATAGATTTCGCAAGGGGTGAAAGAAAGAGAGAAGCTTGGGAAgttgaatattatttagaGGGTGAAAAAAGTGAAATGGTTGAAATTTATACTAAAAAAGGAATTCCTGAAGAAGTGGCACGTGAAGTAGTCGATATTCTATCCTTGAATCCAAAAGGATTTGTAGATGTAATGATGGTTGAAGAATTGGGTATTATGCCAGACGTTGAGTCTCAAACACCTTGGAAAAATGGGTTAGTGAATTTCACCTCTTTTGtcttttttggaattttaccattattaccataCTTGGCTTTCTTGGCAATTGCAACCGTTGCTAAAATTCCATCTGATCaacatttatatttatttttaattgttattgGTATAACTGcattaactttatttttaattggaatATTTAAA gCAAAATCAACAGATACTAAATGGTACAAGAGTGGTGCTACAACAGTTATTTTTGGGGTAATTGGGGCAGCTGCTGGATTAGGTActgttgaattaataaaagttatttttCCAAATGTGGATATTtctcaataa